DNA from Myxococcales bacterium:
GCGGGAATCGGCTGCGCCTCCGGTACACAGGGGCTGCACGACCCCCTGCGATCTCCAGCCAGAGAAAACCCTGAGAGTCGGCAGCGGTCTTGTCAGGTTATTTAGAACGTGTTCTACTTAGCGGCGTATTCCGAGTCACCCCCTGGGTCTCTCCGAGTTCAATCCGTATCAACGTCCGCAATCAGCCCTACCCGGGCATTCGGGGGGCTGCGGGCTCCGCCCGATCGGGAGGCGAGAATGAGTCAGAGCAACAACACTGGTGAGGAACTACTCCGCGCGACCCACGTCATGGAGTACGACTACAAACGTTCCCTGGGCCCGGTGCTGAGCCACTTCTTTACGGGCCTGCGAGATCGGCAGGCCTACGGGATCAAGACAGCCAAGGGCAAAGTGATCGTTCCCCCGACCGAGTATGACCCTGAGACGGGGGATGCGACGGGCGACTTCGTAGCCGTCGGCCCGGGCGGCGTCGTCAAGACTTGGTCCTGGATCGACAACCCCAAGCCAAAGAATCACCTGCAAGAGGCCTTCGCGTGGGCACTTGTTCAGCTGGACGGTGCCGATACCGCGCTGTTGCACGCCGTTTCTGCAGACAGCGAAGCCGAGATGTCCACCGGAATGCGCGTCACCATCAAGTGGGCCGACGAAACGATCGGATGTATTCAGGACATCGCGTGCTTCGTCCCGGAGGAGAAAGCGTGAGCGAGCAAGCATCCGAACCCGTTCGACTCATCGTGACCCCGGTGCGCTGTGAGTACGACTACACCCCCGGAGCGGCCACCCAGAAATTTCTCCGCGGAATGCAGAAAGGCAAGATCATGGGGCAGGCCTGCGACGGCTGCGGCAAGGTCTACGTCCCACCGCGCGGTGCGTGTGCGCGCTGCGGCAAACCGACCAGCCGCGAGGTCGAGGTCAAGGACACGGGAACGGTCGTGAGTTTTTCGATCGTGCGCGTCCCCTCCCAGCACATCAAAGTCGATCTGCCCTACGTGGCGGCCAATATCGTGCTGGACGGCGCAGACATCAGCTTTTCCTCGCTGATTCAGGAGTGCCCCTACCAGGAGGTGCGCATCGGGATGCGCGTCCAGGGAGTCTGGAAACCCGAATCCGAGTGGGGTCCAACCATGGCCAACATCAGCTACTTCCGCCCCCTCGATGAGCCCGACGTTCCGTTCAGCAAGATCAAGGAGATCTCGTGATGCGGAAGGTCGCCATTGTCGGTTACGCGCAGACGCCGTATGTGCGGAGTCAGATGAAATACAACGAAGTCGAGATGCTGCTCCCGATCATCAAGGAACTCTACGAAACGTCGGGCTTCAAGAAAGAAGATATCGACTTCACTTGTTCGGGAAGCTGTGACTATCTCGCGGGCCAGGCTTTTTCTTTCGTGATGGCGGTCGACGCCCTCGGCGCCTGGCCACCGATCAACGAATCCCATGTCGAAATGGACGGCGCCTGGGCAATGTACGAAGTCTGGGTCAAGATCCAGACCGGCGAAATCGATTCGGGGCTGATCTTCAGCTTCAGCCGCTCTTCCATGGGCGACCCCGCCGAAACCATGATCCTGCAACTCGACCCCTACACCCTGGCACCCCTGGGCCCCGATGCTCCCGCCCTCGCGGCCCTGCAAGCGCGTGCCCTGCTGGACAAAGGCCCGCACAGCGAACGCGATCTGGCCGAGATCGCCGTGCGTTCGCGACGCGATGCCAAGAACAATCCCCAAGCGCAGCTCTATGGGGACTTCGATGTCGATGCGTTGCTCGCCGAACCCTACCTGGCGTCTCCTCTGCGCAAGCACGACTGCCCGCCGATCACCGATGGCGCCTGCGCGATGATCATCGCCGCCGAAGAGGTCGTCGACAAAGCCGCGAAGCCTCCAGTCTGGATCACCGGCCTGGAACACCGCTTCGACAGCCATCAACCGGGCGGGCGTGACCTCACCCTTTCCCCTTCCACCCAGCTGGCGGGCGAAGCTGCCGGGGTGAACAAAGGCAAGATCGACTTCGCGGAGATCCACGCTCCGTTTACTCACCAGGAAATCATTCTGAGGCAAGCACTCGGTTTGCCAGACGACCTCCCCGTCAACGCATCCGGCGGCGCGCTGGCCGCCAACCCGATCATGTGCGCGGGACTTGCGCGATTGGGCGAAGCCTACCGGCAGATCCTCGCAGGCAAGGGGCAGCGCGCAGTCGCTCACGCGACCTCGGGCCCATGCCTACAGCAAAATCTCGTATGCGTACTGGAGGGACAGTCCTGATGGCCCCCAATCATCACGCCGCCATCATTGGCATTGGCCAGACCAATTTTGCAGCCAAACGCATTGACGTCTCGCAGGTGGGATTGATCCGAGAAGCGGCGCTTCGCGCCCTCCGTGATGCAGACCTCGATTGGAAGGACATCGACGCCGTCGTGCTCGGCAAAGCGCCCGACATGTTCGAGGGCGTCATGATGCCCGAACTTTTTCTCGCCGAGGCGCTGGGTTGCGTGGGCAAGCCCATGTTTCGGGTGCACACGGCGGGGAGTGTCGGGGGGGCGACTGCGATCGTAGCCGCGAGCCTGGTCCAGGCGGGGATTCACGAGCGCGTGCTCACGGTTGCCTATGAGAAGCAGAGCGAATCGAATGCGATGTGGGCACTCTCGATCCCGATCCCCTTCACCGCTGCGGTGGTCGCTGGAGCGGGAGGCTTCTTCGCACCGCTGATCCGCGGCTACATCGAACGTTCCGGCGCACCCGAAGACACCGGGATTCGCATCGCCCTGAAAGATCGCCTCAACGCCCTCAAGAACCCCGTGGCACACATCAAGCTGCCCGATGTGACCTTCGAGATGATCGAGAGCTCGATGATGCTCTGGGACCCCATTCGCTATCTCGAAACTTGTCCATCCTCCGACGGTGCATGTGCCATGGTGATCGGCAGCGAATCCGTGGCCAAGGCAGCCCCCAAGCAGCCGGCCTGGATCCACGCGACCTGCATGAAATCGGAGCCGACCATGTTTGCCGGGCGCGATCAAGTCATGCCCCAGGCCGGACTCGATTGCTCGAGGGAGCTCTACAAGAAAGCCGGCATTCAGAACCCGCGCGCAGAGATCGACTGCGCGGAAATCTACGTCCCCTTCTCCTGGTTCGAGGCGATGTGGATGGAGAACCTCCACTTTGCTCCGATCAACGAAGGTTGGAAGATGGTCTACGAGGGGGCGACCGCCCTCGACGGCGACCTGCCGGTCAACATGTCCGGTGGCGTTTTGTCGACCAACGCCATCGGTGCGTCGGGCATGGTGCGCTTTGCCGAGGCGGCGATGCAGATTCGCGGTCAGGCCGGGGAGCATCAGGTGGACGGGGCCAAGAAGGTTTTGGGCCACGCATACGGTGGTGGCAGCCAGTACTTCTCGATGTGGATCCTCGGCGACCGGCCGCTCTAGTACCAACGGCAAGGCGTTTTCCATGCGCGAAGAACGCGAAGAATACGGAGACATTCATGGCAGAGTCTGGATTTTGGAATTTTGCGCAGGCCAACCCGGAAGCCTTCGCCCTCGCCGACCCACAGGGACGCGAATGGACCCGCGGTGAACTTCTCGCCGAGGCGAACAAGATCGCTCACGGCCTGCGCGAACTGGGACTCGAACGCGGGGACTGTGTCGCAGTCGTACTCGAGAACTGCGCCGAGATGTTCCAGATGTACCTGGCCATCACCCAGATCGGGATGTACATGACCCCGATCAACAATCACCTCACGGGTCCCGAGATCGCCTTCATCGTGCAAGACTCCGAAGCCAAGGTGTTCATTGGCTCGGCGCGGTTTGGCGACGCCTGCCGCGCCGCTCGCGAAGAAATCAATTTTCCGAGCGACAAGGCTTTCTCCCTCGGCCAACTCGACGGATTCTCGCCGTTCGATGCCCTGACAGCGGGCCAGTCCGCCGAATTGCCCGACAACCGATCTGCGGGCCAGGTGATGAACTACACCTCGGGCACCACGGGCAAGCCCAAGGGAGTGCGCCGGCCCCTCGTCGACATCTCACCCGATATCATTGCAACCCTGATGTCGTCCTTTCTCGGAATGTTCGGCATCAAACCCGAAGACGACAACGTCCACATCTGCGGCTCGCCCCTGTATCACACCGCCGTGCTCATGTTCAGCTCAAATGCGTTGCATATCGGACACGCCGTGATCCTGCAGGACAAATGGATCCCTGAAGAGATGCTGATGCTGATCGAGAAGTACAAGGTCACCCACAGCCACATGGTTCCGACGCAGTTCCACCGCCTGCTCAAGCTGGACGCGCGTGTGCGCTCGAAGTACGACATGTCCTCGTTGCGCGCCATGATCCACGCTGCGGCTCCATGCCCGATCGAGACGAAGTGGAAGATGTTGGATTGGTGGGGCGACGCCATCTACGAGTACTACGCCGCGACCGAGGGCGGAGGCACTCTGGTCACGCCAGCAGAGTGGAGAAAATATCCGGGTACCGTCGGCCGCGCATGGACAGGATCCGACATCAAGATCTACGACGACGACGGGGGCGAACTCGGTCCCAACACGGTCGGCACGGTCTACATGAAGCTCGGCAACGCCGACTTCAAGTACAAGGGCGCCGAAAAGAAGACCCGGGACAACCGCATTGGAAACTACTTTACGGTGGGGGACATCGGAGAACTCAACGACGAGGGCTATCTCTTCCTGCGCGACCGCAAATTCGACATGATCATCTCCGGAGGCGCAAACATCTACCCGGCTGAAATCGAGGCCGAATTGATCCAGCACCCCAAGGTCGCGGATGTCGCGGTCTTCGGCATTCCCAACGACGATTGGGGAGAAGAGATCAAGGCGGTGATCGAAGTTGTGGACGGCGTCACGGGGGGAGACGATCTCAGCGCCGAGATCTTCAGCTGGTGCGAAGGCCGCCTGGCCAAGATGAAGACCCCGCGGAGCATCGACTACGCCGATGAACTGCCCCGTGATCCCAACGGCAAGCTCTACAAGAGAAAGCTTCGCGATCCCTATTGGGAGGGGCGATCGCAGATCTAAGGGCTGTTCTTGCTGTCGTTCGGGGAGGAGGCCCGACTACTCTTCGAAGGTGATGGCTTGTCGCGGGCAGAGACGGGCGGCTTCTCGGGCTTTTTCTTTCAGGTCTTCGGGCACGACGTCGATCTTGATCGTCAGCGTGTCGTCTTCTTCCACGCGAAATATCTCCGGTGCGGCCTTCATGCACAGCGCGTTGGCCTCGCACAAGTCGTAGTCGACTACCACCTTCATTTCGATCTCCTTGGTTCGTACTCGGGTAGCGAATTTAGCGAACGCCCGGGTCGGTTGCCCCTTTGGCTTTCGGCGTCTCCAGCTAGTCGAGCTGACCGAGGATCATGGCGCTGGTGGGGATTCCCACGCCCGCCGTGACGAGCACGTGTTCGTTTTTCTGCGGCTGATTGCTGGAGGTCCCGCGGATCAACCTCACTCCCTCGTTCACACCGTTCATGCCGTGGATGTAGGCCTCGCTCAGCTGGCCGCCGTGGGTGTTGGTCGGCAGCCTGCCTCCCAATTCGAGAGCCCCGCCCTTGATAAAATCCTTGGCTTCACCGGGCTTGCAGAATCCGAAACTCTCGAGCTGCCACAGAACGATCGACGAAAACGCGTCATAGATGATGGCCGCATCTATGTCGTCGGGGGTGAGCCCGCTCATCTCCCAGTTCTGCTTCGCAACCAGATCCATCTCCGGCAAACTCGTGAGCGAAGGTCGATAAAAGCTCGTCATCACCTCCTGATCTGCTCCCGCGGCCTGTGCCACACTACAAATCAGGGCGGCCCCGCCACAGTCGAGATCCCGCGCACGCTCCGGGCTGGTGATCACGCATGCCGTGCCGCCATCGGTCTCCTGGCAGCAGTCATACAACCGCAAAGGGTCTACGATCAGGCGCGCAGTCTGATGCTCATCGAGGGTCAACGGTCTTTGGTAGAAGAAGGCCGCCGGATTGTTCACGGCGTGATTGCGCTGAGCCAGGCATACCTGCGCCAGATCCTCGCTGGTGCAGCCAGTCTCGTACATATAACGCTGGGTGTACATCGCAACCCAACTCGCCGGGGTCATCAAGCCCGACGGCATGTACCAACTCCAGTGGATCAGATCCGATGTCGTGGCGCCCCCCGAGACTCCGGAGCTGTAGCGCGAACCCGAACGGCCGTTGAGTGCCCGGTAGACCACCACGGCCTTTGCGATTCCGGTGGCAATCGCCATGACGGCCTGTTGAATCACACCGACCGCCGCACCCCCGCCATGTGGGGTGCGACTGAAGAAGGTCAAGTCTTTGATCCCGACCGCCCGGGCGATCTCGATCTCGTCGCTGTTGTCCATGGTAAAGGTCGTCATGCCGTCGATGTCGGCCGGGCTGAGGCCCGCGTTCTTGATCGCCGCAGCGGTCGCTTCGCAGGCGAGCTGCAGCTCGGAGCGACCCGAATTCTTCGAAAATTCGGTCTGGCCGATTCCGACGATCGCGGCTTCATTTTTCAGCGTGGTGGGCATTCTTTTCTCATCCGAAACGCTCTAGAGCAAAGCGAACATGACCCGGCCCGTGACGTGATTGCCCCAGGCGTTCTTCCCCGTTACTTCCACGACGACGACGTTTTCCGCGTCGTCCTTTTCCGTTACTGATCCCGACATCACCATGGTCTCGCCCGGCAGGTTCGGAGTTCCTAGCTTGATCGAGACATTCTTCACGCGGGCATCGACGCCCGCCCAATCGGTCACAAAGCGCTCCACGAGACCATTGGTGGTAAGGATGTTCATGAAGACATCCTGCATGCCCGAAGCCTGGGCCGCGGTGCGGTCGTGATGAACCGGCGTGAAATCTTGTGAAGCCAGGGCTCCGCCCACGATCAAGCTGGACGTGATGGGAATCCGCTGCTCGGGCAGCGCGTCTCCGACGTTGACGTCACGAAATTGAATCCGGTTTCCCATCTTGGCTCCTGCAGTCTCGAGTATTTTCACTGCCGTTTACGCTACGGGCTTGAAGACCACCATTTTAAACTCTGGGTCCATCTGGCGAATTTCCGCCTGAACCTGCATCCCAATTTCAACTTCGTCGCAGGGACAGTCGACCACGTTCGAGACGAAACGCACCCCTTCCTCGAGGTCGATGACCGCAACGGTCAGCGGATATTCGTAGCCCGGAATCTCGGGATGGTGAATAACGACGTAGCTGTAGACCGTGCCCTCACCCGTCGAGGGGATCGAATCGAAGCGGACCGACTGGCACTCGCCGCACATCGGCCGCGGGGGATGACGCAGAACGCCGCAGTCTTCGCAGCGCTGGATCAGAAAATGGCCGGCGTTTACGCCATCCCACCACCACTGGTTGTCGTGTCCCAGCGCCGGACGCTGTCGAACCGGCAAAGCTGGCCCTCCGCCCGCTTCGCTCGGCGCGGCCGTCGCTTGCTCGCCGGGCTCGAACTTGAGGACACGAAACGTCAACCATCCGATCTCTTCGTCGTTCTGGTCGGTAAACGTGGTCCGGGTATCGATGAAGTAGCCGAGACCCAGGCCGGTGGCCTTCTGCTCGGAGATGGACTCGATGCGGGTGACGGCGCGCACGCGATCGCCGAGTTTCAAGTAGCGGATGTATTCCTGCTCGGTGTTGGTGGCCACGACGCCGGTGTACCCGACACTGTCGAATAGAGCGTGCAGTTCCTTTTGTTTGTCGTCGGGATTTGGCTCGCCAGTGGCCATATCCATACCCGACAAGATCCAGGCTTGCAGCATGGTGGGCGGCGCAACGATTTCGCCGTGGACTGAAGCTTCGGCTGCGGCCGCATCGACGTAGATGGGGAGGCGATTGTCGAGTGCTTCGCACCAGTGGCGAATCATCGACTGGTTGACTTCATCGCGCGCCATTTCTTCGACGCCGATCTCGATTCCCACGTAGGGTTCGAGCTTCTTTTCGAAGTCTTCTCTTTGCTTGCCCTGCAGACCCATTCCCGACCTCTCCGCTGAATTCGACAATCAGCTGGGGTCGAGCCCTCGGATCAGGCGCTCCCCTCTGCTGCGGCGCGCAA
Protein-coding regions in this window:
- a CDS encoding ferredoxin: MKVVVDYDLCEANALCMKAAPEIFRVEEDDTLTIKIDVVPEDLKEKAREAARLCPRQAITFEE
- a CDS encoding acyl-CoA synthetase, giving the protein MAESGFWNFAQANPEAFALADPQGREWTRGELLAEANKIAHGLRELGLERGDCVAVVLENCAEMFQMYLAITQIGMYMTPINNHLTGPEIAFIVQDSEAKVFIGSARFGDACRAAREEINFPSDKAFSLGQLDGFSPFDALTAGQSAELPDNRSAGQVMNYTSGTTGKPKGVRRPLVDISPDIIATLMSSFLGMFGIKPEDDNVHICGSPLYHTAVLMFSSNALHIGHAVILQDKWIPEEMLMLIEKYKVTHSHMVPTQFHRLLKLDARVRSKYDMSSLRAMIHAAAPCPIETKWKMLDWWGDAIYEYYAATEGGGTLVTPAEWRKYPGTVGRAWTGSDIKIYDDDGGELGPNTVGTVYMKLGNADFKYKGAEKKTRDNRIGNYFTVGDIGELNDEGYLFLRDRKFDMIISGGANIYPAEIEAELIQHPKVADVAVFGIPNDDWGEEIKAVIEVVDGVTGGDDLSAEIFSWCEGRLAKMKTPRSIDYADELPRDPNGKLYKRKLRDPYWEGRSQI
- a CDS encoding thiolase domain-containing protein gives rise to the protein MRKVAIVGYAQTPYVRSQMKYNEVEMLLPIIKELYETSGFKKEDIDFTCSGSCDYLAGQAFSFVMAVDALGAWPPINESHVEMDGAWAMYEVWVKIQTGEIDSGLIFSFSRSSMGDPAETMILQLDPYTLAPLGPDAPALAALQARALLDKGPHSERDLAEIAVRSRRDAKNNPQAQLYGDFDVDALLAEPYLASPLRKHDCPPITDGACAMIIAAEEVVDKAAKPPVWITGLEHRFDSHQPGGRDLTLSPSTQLAGEAAGVNKGKIDFAEIHAPFTHQEIILRQALGLPDDLPVNASGGALAANPIMCAGLARLGEAYRQILAGKGQRAVAHATSGPCLQQNLVCVLEGQS
- a CDS encoding MaoC family dehydratase N-terminal domain-containing protein, with translation MGLQGKQREDFEKKLEPYVGIEIGVEEMARDEVNQSMIRHWCEALDNRLPIYVDAAAAEASVHGEIVAPPTMLQAWILSGMDMATGEPNPDDKQKELHALFDSVGYTGVVATNTEQEYIRYLKLGDRVRAVTRIESISEQKATGLGLGYFIDTRTTFTDQNDEEIGWLTFRVLKFEPGEQATAAPSEAGGGPALPVRQRPALGHDNQWWWDGVNAGHFLIQRCEDCGVLRHPPRPMCGECQSVRFDSIPSTGEGTVYSYVVIHHPEIPGYEYPLTVAVIDLEEGVRFVSNVVDCPCDEVEIGMQVQAEIRQMDPEFKMVVFKPVA
- a CDS encoding lipid-transfer protein, which codes for MPTTLKNEAAIVGIGQTEFSKNSGRSELQLACEATAAAIKNAGLSPADIDGMTTFTMDNSDEIEIARAVGIKDLTFFSRTPHGGGAAVGVIQQAVMAIATGIAKAVVVYRALNGRSGSRYSSGVSGGATTSDLIHWSWYMPSGLMTPASWVAMYTQRYMYETGCTSEDLAQVCLAQRNHAVNNPAAFFYQRPLTLDEHQTARLIVDPLRLYDCCQETDGGTACVITSPERARDLDCGGAALICSVAQAAGADQEVMTSFYRPSLTSLPEMDLVAKQNWEMSGLTPDDIDAAIIYDAFSSIVLWQLESFGFCKPGEAKDFIKGGALELGGRLPTNTHGGQLSEAYIHGMNGVNEGVRLIRGTSSNQPQKNEHVLVTAGVGIPTSAMILGQLD
- a CDS encoding OB-fold domain-containing protein, whose product is MSQSNNTGEELLRATHVMEYDYKRSLGPVLSHFFTGLRDRQAYGIKTAKGKVIVPPTEYDPETGDATGDFVAVGPGGVVKTWSWIDNPKPKNHLQEAFAWALVQLDGADTALLHAVSADSEAEMSTGMRVTIKWADETIGCIQDIACFVPEEKA
- a CDS encoding acyl dehydratase, which encodes MGNRIQFRDVNVGDALPEQRIPITSSLIVGGALASQDFTPVHHDRTAAQASGMQDVFMNILTTNGLVERFVTDWAGVDARVKNVSIKLGTPNLPGETMVMSGSVTEKDDAENVVVVEVTGKNAWGNHVTGRVMFALL
- a CDS encoding thiolase domain-containing protein, with protein sequence MAPNHHAAIIGIGQTNFAAKRIDVSQVGLIREAALRALRDADLDWKDIDAVVLGKAPDMFEGVMMPELFLAEALGCVGKPMFRVHTAGSVGGATAIVAASLVQAGIHERVLTVAYEKQSESNAMWALSIPIPFTAAVVAGAGGFFAPLIRGYIERSGAPEDTGIRIALKDRLNALKNPVAHIKLPDVTFEMIESSMMLWDPIRYLETCPSSDGACAMVIGSESVAKAAPKQPAWIHATCMKSEPTMFAGRDQVMPQAGLDCSRELYKKAGIQNPRAEIDCAEIYVPFSWFEAMWMENLHFAPINEGWKMVYEGATALDGDLPVNMSGGVLSTNAIGASGMVRFAEAAMQIRGQAGEHQVDGAKKVLGHAYGGGSQYFSMWILGDRPL
- a CDS encoding Zn-ribbon domain-containing OB-fold protein; translated protein: MSEQASEPVRLIVTPVRCEYDYTPGAATQKFLRGMQKGKIMGQACDGCGKVYVPPRGACARCGKPTSREVEVKDTGTVVSFSIVRVPSQHIKVDLPYVAANIVLDGADISFSSLIQECPYQEVRIGMRVQGVWKPESEWGPTMANISYFRPLDEPDVPFSKIKEIS